The following coding sequences lie in one Hymenobacter tibetensis genomic window:
- a CDS encoding exo-rhamnogalacturonan lyase family protein: protein MSLPFAPALASGLEEEIAAGPGITVPLQWLADATTARAAGVTWGVPWPQGKYKRNTPFTLHTQEGEQVAVQSWPLAFWPDGSLKWSAHAAYLDPTRTQHLSLRQGKATGKTAQLRVAEAASSVTVDTGVMQCEINRQGATLVAAIRRNGKASATNGRLVLLTQDSVDSAEEGVVRTQEFAGEISRLTVEQAGPVRAVVKLEGQHRENNGTRTWLPFVVRLYFYAGSEAVRVMHTFTYDGDEARDFIKGVGVRFSVPLQAPIHDRHVRFVGENRGVFGEAVRGLTGLRRDPGDAITKAQVAGNATPAVQDFPAPVARNLQLIPAFGDYTLLQPSADSFTIRKRTRKGFTWLTSATGKRASGLAYVGSPGGGVAFGIRNFWQSHPAQLDIRNAATDQAEATMWLWAPEAPPMDLRFYHDGLGQDTFAKQREGLDITYEDYEPGFGTPKGVARTSELMLWALPATPAAPELVALAQTLQTPPVLACTPAYLQARAIFGGNWSVPDAASPAKVEIEKQLGQYFDFYKKEVDQRSWYGFWNYGDVMHSYDESRHVWKYDIGGFAWDNSELSTDMWLWYYFLSTGRADVFRMAEAMTRHTGEVDVHHLGPFAPLGSRHNVLHWGDSAKQLRISTAANRRFYYYLTADERVGELLREQVPAAKALLSIQPGRKLPQDDPRKSGVTPTEAYCSFGTDWGAIAAAWLTEWERTGNPEIKQKLLNSMRTIAAQPHGFFTGSALLDVETGKFRISTDTKPYAQHLNAVFGLPEVCAELVTLVDMPEFERAWLAYCELYNAPEAEQAARLGESLGKLNLRQGHSRLTAFAAKRKGDKRLAQRAWEEFYHASGGFTTHPKVRVLRGPEVLTPIDEAPGISTNAVAQWGLAAIQCLALVGEDIPAK, encoded by the coding sequence GTGTCACTTCCCTTTGCGCCAGCACTGGCCTCCGGCTTGGAAGAGGAAATTGCTGCCGGGCCTGGTATCACGGTGCCCCTGCAATGGCTGGCCGATGCCACTACGGCCCGCGCCGCCGGCGTAACCTGGGGCGTGCCCTGGCCCCAAGGCAAGTACAAGCGGAACACGCCCTTCACGCTGCACACCCAGGAAGGCGAACAAGTTGCCGTGCAAAGCTGGCCGCTCGCCTTCTGGCCCGATGGGTCCCTGAAATGGTCGGCTCACGCCGCTTATCTAGACCCGACGCGCACTCAACACCTGTCTTTGCGACAAGGAAAAGCTACAGGCAAAACCGCCCAACTACGAGTCGCGGAAGCTGCTAGCTCAGTTACGGTTGATACTGGGGTGATGCAATGCGAAATCAATCGGCAAGGCGCGACGCTGGTTGCGGCCATTAGGCGCAATGGAAAGGCTAGTGCCACTAACGGCCGGCTTGTGCTTCTCACCCAGGATAGCGTAGATAGTGCAGAAGAAGGAGTGGTGCGCACGCAAGAGTTTGCTGGCGAAATCAGTCGACTGACAGTGGAGCAGGCCGGGCCAGTGCGGGCCGTGGTTAAGTTGGAGGGGCAACACCGCGAAAACAATGGCACTCGTACGTGGCTGCCCTTTGTGGTGCGCTTGTACTTCTATGCCGGGAGCGAGGCTGTGCGCGTAATGCACACGTTCACGTACGATGGCGACGAGGCCCGCGACTTTATCAAAGGCGTGGGAGTGCGCTTTTCAGTGCCATTGCAGGCCCCTATACATGACCGCCACGTCCGGTTTGTAGGCGAAAACCGAGGGGTTTTTGGGGAAGCGGTGCGCGGGCTGACGGGCTTGCGGCGCGACCCAGGCGACGCCATTACCAAGGCACAGGTCGCTGGCAACGCAACGCCAGCCGTGCAGGACTTTCCGGCTCCGGTGGCGCGCAATCTGCAGTTGATTCCGGCCTTCGGCGACTACACGCTGCTGCAGCCTTCCGCCGACTCGTTCACGATTCGTAAGCGTACTCGCAAAGGGTTTACGTGGCTTACTTCAGCCACGGGCAAGCGCGCCTCGGGCCTGGCGTATGTTGGAAGCCCTGGAGGCGGCGTCGCGTTCGGCATCAGGAATTTCTGGCAAAGCCACCCTGCCCAACTCGATATTCGCAATGCCGCAACCGACCAAGCGGAGGCTACGATGTGGCTGTGGGCCCCCGAAGCACCGCCCATGGACTTGCGCTTTTACCATGATGGGCTGGGGCAGGACACGTTTGCCAAGCAGCGAGAAGGCCTAGACATCACCTACGAAGATTACGAACCTGGCTTTGGAACGCCCAAAGGGGTGGCCCGCACCAGTGAGCTGATGTTGTGGGCACTGCCTGCCACACCAGCTGCACCAGAGTTGGTAGCCCTGGCTCAGACGCTGCAAACGCCGCCCGTTTTGGCTTGTACGCCCGCTTATCTGCAAGCCAGGGCCATATTTGGCGGAAACTGGAGCGTGCCCGATGCTGCTTCACCAGCCAAAGTAGAAATCGAGAAACAGCTAGGTCAGTACTTCGACTTCTATAAAAAGGAAGTGGATCAGCGCTCCTGGTACGGATTCTGGAACTATGGCGACGTGATGCACAGCTACGATGAAAGCCGACACGTGTGGAAGTACGACATTGGTGGCTTTGCCTGGGACAACTCCGAGCTTTCCACGGATATGTGGCTGTGGTACTACTTCTTGAGCACGGGCCGCGCCGATGTGTTTCGGATGGCCGAGGCCATGACGCGCCACACTGGGGAAGTGGATGTGCATCACCTCGGCCCGTTTGCTCCGTTGGGTTCCCGGCACAACGTGCTTCATTGGGGCGACAGCGCCAAGCAGCTGCGCATCAGTACGGCCGCCAACCGCCGTTTCTACTACTATCTGACAGCCGATGAGCGAGTTGGGGAGTTGCTGCGCGAGCAAGTGCCAGCTGCCAAGGCGCTGTTATCCATCCAGCCCGGCCGCAAGTTGCCCCAGGACGACCCGCGCAAATCCGGCGTGACGCCGACCGAAGCATATTGCTCGTTTGGTACCGACTGGGGCGCCATTGCCGCGGCGTGGCTCACCGAATGGGAGCGGACCGGCAACCCGGAAATCAAGCAAAAGCTCTTGAACAGCATGCGCACCATTGCTGCGCAACCGCACGGCTTCTTCACCGGCAGTGCGCTCCTGGACGTGGAAACGGGGAAGTTTCGGATTTCCACTGATACTAAACCGTACGCGCAGCATCTAAACGCCGTTTTTGGGTTGCCGGAGGTGTGTGCGGAACTGGTGACGCTGGTTGACATGCCCGAGTTTGAGCGCGCCTGGCTTGCATACTGCGAGCTATACAATGCTCCCGAAGCCGAGCAGGCCGCACGCCTAGGGGAGTCGTTGGGCAAGCTCAATCTTCGCCAGGGGCATTCCCGCCTTACTGCCTTTGCTGCCAAGCGCAAAGGAGATAAAAGGCTCGCGCAGCGGGCATGGGAAGAATTTTACCACGCATCAGGAGGCTTTACCACGCATCCGAAAGTCCGTGTGCTACGGGGGCCGGAGGTGCTTACACCCATTGACGAGGCGCCCGGGATTTCAACCAACGCCGTGGCACAGTGGGGGCTGGCCGCCATCCAATGCCTGGCACTGGTCGGGGAAGATATTCCCGCCAAATAG
- a CDS encoding DUF6250 domain-containing protein: MDSEYSIFRNPRAAVVYGVLALSGLLSMLGATTAGSQPTTTVNQPVDRESSRKKLIFSEDFRKLDTLKWRLEIEPQADSRVQVKAGKLVLDTKGGVTVWLKQPLRGNLQIEYTRKVIVAGQPNDRLSDLNQFWMASEPTGSALIRRNGKFEEYDNLRMYYVGMGGNTNSTTRFRKYQSNGERTLLQGHTDAAHLLKANKAYRIKTIVQNGLTSFWVNDQCYFTYQDPNPLQEGYFGFRSTWSRQEISSFRVYLLD, from the coding sequence ATGGACTCTGAATACAGCATATTCCGTAATCCTAGAGCAGCTGTGGTGTACGGTGTGCTGGCTTTAAGTGGCTTGCTTTCCATGCTGGGGGCCACCACGGCAGGTAGTCAGCCAACAACAACGGTAAACCAACCCGTTGACCGGGAATCCAGCCGGAAGAAGCTGATCTTCTCTGAGGATTTCAGGAAGCTGGATACGCTGAAATGGCGGCTGGAAATTGAGCCACAGGCTGATTCCAGGGTGCAGGTTAAAGCAGGAAAACTGGTGCTTGACACAAAAGGCGGCGTGACGGTGTGGTTGAAACAGCCGCTACGGGGCAACCTGCAAATTGAATACACCCGCAAGGTTATCGTTGCTGGCCAGCCCAATGACCGCTTGTCCGATTTAAACCAGTTCTGGATGGCGAGTGAGCCTACGGGTAGTGCCCTTATTAGGCGGAACGGTAAGTTCGAGGAATACGACAACTTACGCATGTACTACGTTGGTATGGGTGGCAATACCAACAGCACCACGCGCTTTCGCAAGTACCAGAGCAATGGAGAACGGACACTGCTGCAAGGACACACCGATGCCGCTCATTTATTAAAGGCGAATAAGGCATACAGGATCAAAACCATTGTGCAAAATGGCCTTACTAGCTTCTGGGTTAACGACCAGTGCTACTTCACCTACCAAGATCCAAACCCATTACAAGAAGGCTACTTTGGCTTTCGCTCGACATGGTCACGCCAAGAAATATCGAGCTTCAGGGTGTACCTACTAGACTAG
- a CDS encoding DegT/DnrJ/EryC1/StrS family aminotransferase: MINVTKTYLPPLAEYTAYLEGIWERNWVTNYGPLMQELEDKLKAYLGVKHLFFVANGTLALQIAIKALELRGEVITTPFSYVATTSSIAWEGCKPIFVDINPQTLCLDASLVERAITAETTAIVATHVYGNPCEVEAIQLLAEKHHLKVLYDAAHAFNVKYKGQSVLHFGHVSTLSFHATKLFHTGEGGAIVTNDDELAYKISYMANFGHDGPERFLGMGINGKNSELHAAMGLCVLPKVEEIIQHRREVSTLYDSLLQGHGLTKPVGSPETSYNYAYYPLLFPDEEKLLAVIAALNAHQIFPRRYFYPALTNLNYVLPQQAPVAQSAAARILCLPLSHDLAAETVRQITAVIIDAL; encoded by the coding sequence ATGATCAACGTTACCAAAACCTATCTGCCCCCTTTGGCAGAATATACTGCGTACTTAGAAGGCATTTGGGAGCGAAATTGGGTCACTAATTACGGCCCACTCATGCAGGAGCTAGAAGACAAACTAAAAGCTTATTTAGGCGTTAAACACCTGTTTTTTGTTGCCAACGGCACTCTTGCTTTGCAGATTGCCATTAAGGCCCTCGAACTGCGCGGAGAAGTTATTACTACGCCTTTCTCTTATGTTGCAACTACCTCCAGTATTGCATGGGAAGGGTGCAAACCGATTTTTGTTGATATCAACCCCCAGACGCTATGCCTGGATGCCAGCTTGGTGGAGCGCGCAATTACCGCTGAAACTACTGCCATTGTAGCCACGCATGTATACGGCAACCCGTGCGAAGTAGAAGCTATTCAACTGCTGGCTGAAAAGCACCACCTTAAGGTTCTCTACGACGCGGCTCATGCGTTTAATGTAAAGTACAAAGGGCAGTCAGTTCTACATTTTGGGCATGTATCTACCCTGAGCTTTCATGCCACTAAGCTGTTTCATACCGGTGAAGGCGGTGCTATTGTGACTAACGACGACGAGCTGGCATACAAAATTTCCTATATGGCTAACTTCGGTCATGATGGACCGGAACGTTTCTTGGGCATGGGCATCAACGGCAAGAATTCTGAGCTCCACGCGGCAATGGGCCTTTGTGTGTTACCCAAAGTAGAAGAAATCATTCAACATCGGCGGGAAGTATCTACCCTTTACGACTCCTTGCTACAAGGACATGGCCTAACAAAGCCAGTAGGCAGCCCTGAAACGAGCTATAACTACGCCTATTATCCCTTACTTTTTCCGGACGAGGAAAAACTGCTGGCAGTAATAGCAGCCCTTAACGCGCACCAGATTTTTCCGCGCCGCTATTTCTATCCCGCGCTTACTAACTTAAATTACGTATTACCTCAACAAGCACCGGTGGCGCAAAGTGCGGCGGCACGAATTCTTTGCCTGCCTCTTTCACATGACCTCGCTGCTGAAACAGTTCGGCAAATAACAGCTGTTATTATTGACGCCTTATAA
- a CDS encoding WbqC family protein, whose protein sequence is MQPYLFPYLGYFQLIAAVDKFILLDDVQYINKGWINRNRMLIHNTIIAFTIPLKKASQNRLIKDIEISFESKWQDKLLKTIESGYKKAPYFKEVFPLVYQVLTADETHISGLVYNSLLRVLGYLGINTEIKASSVIYATNHLRAQEKILNICLQENAQVYINPIGGSSLYEKALFEQHGIHLLFLDPVLPAYQQFSAIPVSGLSILDVLMHNSADQINQMLLQYRLV, encoded by the coding sequence ATGCAGCCGTACCTATTTCCTTATCTAGGCTATTTTCAACTTATTGCGGCCGTAGATAAATTTATTCTCTTAGATGATGTACAGTATATCAACAAAGGATGGATTAATAGAAACCGAATGTTGATACATAATACTATAATTGCTTTTACAATACCACTCAAAAAGGCGTCGCAAAATAGGCTCATAAAAGATATTGAAATATCATTCGAAAGTAAATGGCAAGACAAACTGCTAAAAACCATTGAAAGTGGATACAAAAAGGCGCCTTATTTCAAGGAAGTTTTTCCACTAGTATATCAAGTGCTTACGGCCGACGAAACACATATTTCCGGCCTGGTGTATAACAGTCTCCTGCGAGTACTCGGATACCTTGGCATCAACACGGAAATAAAGGCTAGTTCTGTTATCTATGCCACTAACCATCTACGAGCCCAGGAAAAAATCCTGAACATTTGCCTTCAAGAGAATGCCCAAGTGTACATCAACCCCATAGGCGGATCTTCCTTGTATGAAAAAGCGCTGTTTGAACAACATGGCATCCACCTGCTTTTCCTGGACCCTGTTCTCCCCGCGTATCAGCAGTTCTCGGCAATTCCCGTATCCGGCCTCTCCATCTTGGATGTATTGATGCACAACTCTGCTGATCAAATCAACCAGATGCTCTTGCAATACCGCTTAGTATAG
- a CDS encoding class I SAM-dependent DNA methyltransferase produces MFTKTAEYYDALYQFKDYEQACNQLHLLIQQQAPQANNLLDVACGTGKHLEYLQHRYACTGLDLNSELLAVARTRCPNVPLQEADMTDFQLAETFDVVVCLFSSIGYVQTEENLRKAVTCLGQHLNSGGLLVIEPWITPENYWVDKLTVNFVDQPNLKIAWMYISQLRGLTSVFDINYLVGTPDGVSSFTESHVMGLWTDKQYREAIESVGVAVQYDTKGLFGRGMYYGIKA; encoded by the coding sequence ATGTTCACCAAAACGGCCGAGTATTACGATGCTCTTTACCAGTTCAAGGATTATGAGCAGGCATGTAATCAACTTCACCTCCTTATTCAGCAACAGGCTCCGCAAGCCAACAACCTGCTGGATGTAGCGTGCGGCACAGGCAAGCATTTGGAATACTTGCAACATCGCTATGCCTGTACCGGGTTGGACTTGAATTCGGAATTACTAGCCGTGGCTCGTACGCGCTGCCCTAATGTTCCGCTACAGGAGGCCGACATGACTGATTTTCAGTTGGCTGAGACCTTCGACGTGGTAGTATGCCTGTTTAGCTCTATTGGCTACGTGCAAACCGAAGAGAATTTGCGAAAAGCAGTGACGTGTTTGGGCCAGCACTTAAATTCTGGTGGGCTGCTGGTAATAGAGCCCTGGATAACGCCCGAAAACTACTGGGTGGACAAACTCACTGTTAATTTCGTTGATCAGCCCAACCTGAAAATAGCATGGATGTATATCAGCCAGTTACGAGGCCTCACTTCAGTTTTTGATATCAACTATTTGGTTGGTACTCCAGATGGCGTGAGCAGTTTTACCGAGAGTCATGTGATGGGTCTATGGACTGACAAGCAATATCGAGAAGCTATTGAAAGCGTGGGAGTAGCGGTACAGTATGACACCAAAGGCTTGTTTGGTCGAGGCATGTATTATGGCATCAAAGCCTGA
- a CDS encoding glycosyltransferase family 2 protein, translating to MVDISVWITTYNHEEFIAQAIESVLMQQTTFTYELVIGEDCSTDGTRDIVLDYKARYPNKIRLLLPETNLGMVPMTKASYALCTGRYISWLDGDDYWTDPHKLQQQVEFLEAHPTFSLCFHKVMLLNQTLGSETDSGDPAYKELDNTLATKHLIYIYNPVYALSVVHRNVLGDALPDWLFTLPYPDWGFYLALSQYGNAKYLPQPMGVYRIHKGGAYSGQTFNHNASQIIKFFTLVKGPFQKEFGAEIDSVIRYYHSMLFKRNFKQFKLLEAAKHGILRLLR from the coding sequence ATGGTTGACATTAGTGTGTGGATTACCACTTACAACCACGAGGAATTTATTGCCCAAGCCATCGAAAGTGTGCTGATGCAGCAAACCACTTTCACTTATGAGTTAGTAATTGGGGAAGACTGTTCGACGGATGGCACCCGGGATATTGTTCTTGACTACAAAGCACGATACCCCAACAAGATCCGTCTGCTGTTGCCAGAAACCAACTTAGGTATGGTACCCATGACCAAGGCTTCGTACGCATTGTGTACAGGGCGTTACATTTCTTGGCTCGATGGCGACGACTACTGGACCGACCCTCACAAACTACAGCAACAAGTCGAATTCCTCGAAGCACACCCTACATTCTCGCTTTGTTTTCACAAAGTAATGCTCCTAAACCAGACACTAGGATCAGAAACAGATTCCGGCGACCCAGCGTATAAAGAACTCGATAACACACTCGCAACCAAGCACTTAATTTATATTTACAACCCGGTGTATGCTCTGTCGGTGGTTCATCGAAACGTCCTAGGAGACGCATTGCCTGATTGGCTTTTTACGTTGCCTTATCCGGACTGGGGATTTTACTTAGCACTATCTCAATACGGTAATGCAAAATATTTACCTCAACCGATGGGCGTTTACCGAATTCACAAAGGCGGTGCTTATTCCGGACAAACCTTTAACCATAATGCCAGCCAAATTATCAAGTTCTTCACATTGGTTAAAGGTCCATTCCAAAAGGAATTCGGCGCGGAAATAGATAGTGTAATTCGCTATTATCACTCCATGTTGTTCAAAAGGAATTTCAAGCAGTTCAAGTTGCTAGAAGCGGCGAAACATGGAATTCTTAGACTGCTTAGGTAA
- a CDS encoding ABC transporter ATP-binding protein produces MSDVVIQIEKLSKMYRLGTIGTGYLLQDLQRWWTTSVRKQQVPFFQQPEDQSIYALSPHALWALQDINLEVNKGEVWGIIGNNGAGKSTLLKIISRIIRPTHGSIRGRGKISSLLEVGTGFHSELSGRENIFLSGYILGMTKPEIQAKFDEIAAFSGVEKFLDTPVKRYSSGMYVRLAFAVAAHLEPDILIIDEVLAVGDADFQKKCLGKMREVSQTQGRTILFVSHNMQAINNLCDKGLWLQQGKVKATGEAAAVVNKYLTNNQQIHPKQSWTTPAEAPGNSNIRFKQLELIPHLSQPDAPLDIRTPLTIKFEFWNFVEDAAISTHLTLFSYNGECVFDVATVPILCQKGVVSGECTIPGNFLNDGSFYINLYVLRDTTTNLFDYEQCLSFDLEDYRTGTLWYGKWWGIVRPQLPFRIVQTDTTVPVI; encoded by the coding sequence ATGAGCGACGTAGTAATTCAAATTGAGAAGCTCTCAAAAATGTACCGGCTGGGCACTATTGGCACAGGCTACTTGCTTCAGGACTTGCAGCGTTGGTGGACCACCTCCGTACGTAAGCAGCAGGTTCCGTTTTTTCAGCAGCCCGAAGACCAATCTATTTACGCCCTTAGTCCTCACGCTTTGTGGGCGCTCCAAGATATCAACCTAGAAGTGAACAAAGGGGAGGTATGGGGTATTATTGGCAATAACGGGGCAGGAAAGTCCACGCTGCTGAAAATCATTTCCCGCATTATTCGTCCTACTCATGGATCAATCCGAGGCCGGGGAAAAATTAGTAGCTTATTGGAAGTTGGTACCGGATTCCATTCCGAATTGTCCGGCCGGGAAAACATCTTTTTGAGCGGGTATATCTTGGGCATGACCAAGCCAGAGATTCAAGCCAAATTCGATGAAATAGCAGCTTTTTCGGGAGTAGAAAAGTTCCTAGACACACCAGTGAAGCGTTATTCCTCCGGGATGTATGTTCGTTTGGCCTTTGCTGTAGCAGCTCACTTAGAGCCCGATATCCTCATCATCGACGAGGTGTTGGCAGTTGGCGACGCAGACTTTCAGAAAAAGTGCCTGGGCAAAATGCGTGAGGTATCCCAGACGCAGGGACGTACTATCCTTTTTGTTAGCCACAATATGCAGGCTATTAATAATCTGTGCGACAAGGGCTTGTGGCTACAACAAGGTAAAGTGAAGGCTACTGGCGAAGCTGCTGCCGTGGTTAACAAGTATCTAACTAATAATCAACAAATACATCCCAAGCAAAGCTGGACCACCCCGGCTGAAGCTCCTGGCAACAGCAACATCAGGTTCAAGCAGTTGGAGTTGATACCTCACCTCTCCCAGCCCGATGCTCCCTTGGATATCCGCACTCCACTCACCATCAAATTCGAGTTCTGGAATTTCGTGGAGGATGCTGCTATTAGTACGCATCTTACCTTGTTTTCTTATAACGGAGAGTGTGTTTTTGATGTGGCGACGGTTCCTATTCTATGCCAGAAAGGGGTGGTAAGTGGAGAATGCACTATTCCCGGTAATTTTCTCAACGACGGGTCATTCTACATCAATCTCTACGTTCTCAGAGATACTACTACCAATCTGTTCGACTACGAGCAGTGCCTTAGCTTCGATTTAGAGGACTATCGAACAGGTACGCTATGGTACGGCAAATGGTGGGGAATTGTCCGTCCTCAGCTACCTTTTCGCATCGTCCAAACCGATACTACGGTTCCTGTCATATAA
- a CDS encoding ABC transporter permease: MAVEKKWDWQIENRTSWWGSSIVELWEYRHLAVGLVRRDFLLIYQQTILGPFWVLLQPVLTLVTYVLVFGKVVGMSTGDVPPALFYFAGIVLWNFFNDTFLGIAATFRDNAQIFSKVYFPRLIVPISRLSGHFFHFGIQLSLLLLVLGWYILFRGLPVPSASSLILVPVAILLVGVISLGLGLLFSVITAKYRDMVHLISMGVRLFMFLTPIIYPVDQVSERWRWVVLLNPLTPLFELFRRALFGQGSVQFSQLAYSGLFAGILLLAALLVFNKQGDKLIDIL; this comes from the coding sequence ATGGCCGTTGAGAAAAAGTGGGACTGGCAAATCGAGAATCGTACCAGCTGGTGGGGCTCTAGCATAGTTGAATTGTGGGAATATCGCCATCTGGCGGTAGGTCTAGTCCGCCGAGATTTTTTGCTCATCTATCAGCAAACCATTTTAGGGCCGTTTTGGGTGTTGTTGCAACCAGTGCTTACGCTCGTTACGTACGTGCTTGTTTTCGGCAAAGTAGTTGGCATGTCGACTGGTGATGTGCCACCAGCTTTATTCTACTTCGCTGGAATCGTGCTCTGGAACTTCTTTAACGATACTTTTCTAGGTATTGCCGCTACTTTTCGAGACAACGCTCAGATTTTCAGCAAAGTCTACTTTCCACGCCTCATAGTTCCCATCTCTCGTCTTTCTGGCCACTTTTTTCATTTCGGTATTCAGTTGAGTTTGCTTCTACTAGTGCTTGGGTGGTACATACTATTCCGTGGCCTGCCTGTGCCAAGCGCTTCGAGCCTAATATTGGTGCCAGTGGCTATATTGCTAGTTGGCGTAATAAGTCTAGGATTAGGTTTACTATTTTCCGTGATAACGGCAAAGTATCGAGACATGGTGCACTTGATAAGTATGGGCGTGCGCCTGTTCATGTTTCTAACCCCCATCATCTACCCAGTCGATCAAGTGTCGGAACGGTGGCGATGGGTTGTGTTGCTTAACCCACTAACTCCACTTTTTGAGCTGTTCCGCCGCGCCCTGTTCGGACAAGGTTCAGTGCAGTTTTCCCAACTCGCTTACAGTGGCTTATTTGCTGGGATACTATTGCTGGCCGCACTCCTTGTTTTCAACAAACAGGGAGACAAGCTAATTGATATTCTGTAA
- a CDS encoding glycosyltransferase family 2 protein, with the protein MFSSKVTSIQRERIPSTPPQIEPVPAHVHRPQWSVMIPAYNCFAFLQETLECVLSQAPGPEKMQIMVVDDCSTDGDVEELVKRIGKNRVEYFRQEQNVGSLRNFETCLNRSLGEWVHILHGDDLIMPGFYGEVEALFHQYPEAGAAFTNTAFSITIFNTPKAIEGDQSFYVPNPLMQASGLLKDFLVLNAQKLRVQPPSIVVKRKVYEQLGSFYAVHYGEDWEMWTRIAAHFSVAYSPKCLSMYRYWGNNSITQLSIANGQNIRDISKVIDIMQRYLPESERANTKRIARREYALYCLSLAMSLVENNRSAALIQAQGALEMSKDFRVYLQYAKYKAKDFARYSKIPSLWQKQ; encoded by the coding sequence ATGTTCTCTTCAAAAGTTACCAGCATTCAACGTGAGCGAATTCCCAGCACACCGCCCCAGATCGAGCCGGTGCCTGCCCATGTGCACAGGCCTCAGTGGTCGGTAATGATTCCCGCTTATAATTGTTTTGCTTTCTTGCAGGAGACCTTGGAATGTGTGCTGTCCCAAGCACCAGGTCCAGAAAAAATGCAGATAATGGTGGTTGACGACTGTAGCACGGATGGGGACGTAGAAGAATTGGTGAAGCGCATAGGCAAGAACCGAGTGGAATATTTCCGCCAAGAGCAGAACGTAGGCAGCTTACGCAACTTTGAAACCTGTCTGAACCGCTCTTTGGGAGAATGGGTGCATATCCTACACGGTGATGATTTAATTATGCCTGGGTTCTATGGAGAAGTGGAAGCGCTTTTCCACCAGTATCCTGAGGCCGGTGCTGCTTTTACCAATACCGCCTTTAGTATCACAATCTTCAATACACCGAAGGCAATAGAAGGCGACCAAAGCTTCTACGTTCCGAACCCGCTAATGCAGGCATCCGGATTGCTGAAAGATTTTCTGGTATTGAACGCCCAAAAGCTGCGCGTGCAGCCGCCTTCCATCGTGGTTAAGCGAAAAGTGTATGAGCAACTTGGTAGCTTCTACGCCGTGCACTACGGCGAAGATTGGGAAATGTGGACGCGTATAGCAGCACATTTTTCAGTTGCATACTCGCCCAAGTGCTTGTCTATGTACCGCTATTGGGGCAATAATAGTATCACGCAATTGTCTATCGCCAATGGGCAGAATATCCGTGACATCAGCAAGGTGATTGATATAATGCAGAGGTATCTGCCTGAAAGCGAGCGGGCAAACACAAAGCGGATAGCCCGGCGTGAATACGCGCTTTATTGTCTTTCACTGGCTATGTCCTTGGTGGAGAACAACCGATCAGCAGCATTGATCCAAGCGCAGGGGGCATTAGAAATGAGCAAAGACTTCAGAGTTTATTTGCAGTATGCGAAATACAAAGCGAAAGACTTTGCCAGGTACAGTAAAATTCCATCGTTGTGGCAGAAACAATAG